Proteins encoded in a region of the Zea mays cultivar B73 chromosome 4, Zm-B73-REFERENCE-NAM-5.0, whole genome shotgun sequence genome:
- the LOC103653760 gene encoding probable LRR receptor-like serine/threonine-protein kinase At3g47570, with protein sequence MGLDTPSCHFDSRRATIVCYLAKLLFPISGFTCLLLLVYVLFFKKKTSRRAHLPQLSFGEHFVKVTYNDLAQATGGFSESNLIGRGSYGSVYSGKLMEIKIEVAVKVFDLEMQGAETSFLAECEALRSIHHRNLVSIVTACSSIDMTGNSFKALIYELMPNGNLDKWIHPKGDETVPKRLSLTQRIAVVVNVADALDYLHHDCGRPTVHCDLKPSNILLDDDMNALLSDFGITRLYANPQSIWAGSISSIGVKGTIGYIPPEYGGGGPVSTSGDVYSFGVVFLEILTGKRPTDPMFTGELDIISFVKNNFPHQIFHIIDSHLVEECEHLIQDNKVTNDEMYPCLVALLQVALSCTRSSPSQRSNMKEVARKLHAIRTSQIG encoded by the exons ATGGGTTTGGATACGCCTTCATGCCATTTTGACTCTAGAAGAGCAACAATTGTATGCTATTTGGCTAAACTATTGTTCCCAATATCTGGGTTCACATGCCTCCTACTGCTTGTCTACGTTTTATTCTTTAAGAAGAAGACTTCAAGAAGAGCACATCTACCGCAACTTTCTTTTGGTGAGCATTTTGTGAAAGTTACTTACAATGATCTAGCCCAAGCAACAGGCGGTTTCTCAGAATCCAACTTGATTGGAAGAGGAAGCTATGGATCGGTTTACAGTGGGAAATTGATGGAAATTAAGATTGAAGTGGCTGTCAAGGTTTTTGACCTTGAGATGCAAGGAGCGGAGACAAGCTTCTTGGCAGAGTGTGAAGCGCTAAGAAGTATTCATCATCGAAATCTTGTTTCCATCGTAACTGCATGCTCAAGTATAGATATGACAGGCAATTCTTTCAAGGCTTTAATTTATGAGCTCATGCCTAATGGGAACCTGGATAAATGGATACATCCCAAAGGTGACGAGACAGTTCCAAAGCGTCTAAGCTTAACTCAAAGAATTGCAGTTGTCGTCAATGTAGCTGATGCATTGGATTACTTACACCATGACTGTGGAAGGCCCACTGTCCATTGTGACTTGAAGCCGAGCAACATCCTTCTCGATGACGATATGAATGCTCTCTTGTCAGATTTTGGCATTACACGTCTCTACGCCAATCCTCAGTCAATTTGGGCAGGTTCAATTAGTTCGATCGGTGTTAAGGGGACAATTGGTTATATCCCtccag AGTATGGAGGCGGTGGCCCTGTATCGACGTCCGGGGATGTTTATAGTTTTGGAGTGGTGTTCTTAGAGATTTTGACAGGTAAAAGGCCAACAGATCCTATGTTCACCGGGGAACTAGACATCATTAGCTTCGTCAAGAACAATTTTCCGCATCAAATATTTCACATTATCGATTCACATCTTGTGGAAGAATGCGAGCATTTAATTCAGGACAATAAAGTAACAAACGACGAAATGTACCCATGCCTGGTGGCTCTACTGCAAGTAGCACTTTCTTGCACGCGCTCATCACCATCTCAACGGTCGAACATGAAGGAGGTAGCAAGAAAACTGCATGCAATCAGGACGTCACAAATTGGATAG